CTGCAGTTCGGACACCAAGCATgtgcacatgacgcatggctcaggtctcgccatgtcataaatgccgtatcgatgtcgtaaagtcgaagaaGGGTAATAACGCAAAAGTCGTAAATGCCGTGAATCGCCTGAGGATCGcctgtatatataatgtacaacCATTTAAAGAACGTAACATACTTACAGTAAAAACCTTAACGTCTCTCCTGTTCCTTATTTCTTCCACAATGCCCAGTGGCTTTCCTTTTGGAATCGGAATTGTACCAAGAATTGAAGACTGTGCATTTTCAAGGGTCTGCCGCACAGCCTGAATAAAGGACTGGCTGAACAGTTCCATTCTTCCAATCTCATCTATGATGTATACCCGCTTTCCAGTACTCCCTCCAGCGTTTACCTGAAAGTCACAACAATCCAGattctttatattatttaaaattgtcGATTAATTTGATTGCAGCATTCTGTTTTAACTCGTTCATgttcaaaataattaaatgaaagttGTCTTGGAAATGCTGAAGACAAATCATTTCACAAAATGGTAAATTACACTCCCACATTTTAGCTGCACCTAGGTTTTGATCAAAGATCTTTGGAACCTGCCTGTCTTTTGTGTGGTCTTAGGTAGGAGGGCTACATCCCACAGCACCTGTTGCAAAGATGTTGCAGGAGGTGCACAAGCTTACCTGGGCATGACTAGCATCCGCTTTTTCTTAAGCAACAGTGACTCAGCAGCAAGAACTGGGCAGATCTGATCAGACTACCCGATTGTTAAGatgctatacaatccttaaaatTAGTGCCAGAGATAATAGGAATTATGGCAGCTATGGGGGAAGTTTAACAACATTATTTGACTTTTATTATCAAATATTTATGACAGACCAATTATTATGAAGCAGTGAAGTGTGAACGATGGTAAATCCATTGTATGTCCACTACTCATCCAAAActctcagtccctgaccaccttccggcacctcctaaagacacacctgttcagacagcctctgtaaacctcacaacccgGTGACTATTTTgcactatatggcacccaattgtatcagtacttgcatcacctTGTACTTAACTGCAAAACATTTTGCTGTATTACACTACTGCTCTCAATTAGAACTAATttttgtatcttgtacttgattttactcaaAGGTAACcagtcacattttttgtaattgctcttatctgAAGTCATTCTTATCTATATTAGCAAATATTTATACTATACGTTTAACTGCTCTCAATCAAAATTGCtctcaaaacacattttctgtatttttttattttctcttatttgaatTCGTTCCTATTTACTACTGATTTCATTGTAtattataactgctcttatttgtaatgtggtattttgtaacaactgtaaattgccctgggtaagggtgtctcctaataaataaattaattaattaataataataataataataataaactcttcaGTACACCACCAAGtctcattttttttcttgtagataATATTTAGCTGCAAATCAGCCactcaaatgtttaaaatagctgtaaattattacaatttatgtGGTGCAGCAGTTCAGTTTCCACGACCATTCTGTGGCAGTCTGGCTCTGGGGGTGTGATTTATAAAATTGCAGTGTATGCtgctattttaatatacagtaatataatgcTGCACTTTGACATACTGATACAAATCAATAAAGATTACATATAGAAACAAAGAGTATATGAGATTTCCCATACGTTCTGAAGAAGAGGAAGAGCTACATTTTCAAATGATGGCAGATCTACTACATATTGACCAACTCTGTATTCACGTTGTC
The Polyodon spathula isolate WHYD16114869_AA chromosome 5, ASM1765450v1, whole genome shotgun sequence DNA segment above includes these coding regions:
- the ntpcr gene encoding cancer-related nucleoside-triphosphatase isoform X3, encoding MYKHVFLTGPPGVGKTTLIKKATDAFRSPGVPIDGFYTEEVRQAGRRIGFDVVTLSGKRGILSRIGNSSGLSGQREYRVGQYVVDLPSFENVALPLLQNVNAGGSTGKRVYIIDEIGRMELFSQSFIQAVRQTLENAQSSILGTIPIPKGKPLGIVEEIRNRRDVKVFTVTKENRDHILPEIVTALQDCIK